A genomic region of Streptomyces rimosus contains the following coding sequences:
- a CDS encoding M6 family metalloprotease domain-containing protein, translated as MFLPHRPARPYRGRAGRLGVLALLLGVLATVAAGPARALPEAAPAVRAPLVQPVDPQNWRNPDDMTWAEHRAVPGTNWADPAVKPTKRMFKGALVLLDYPDEDFSVTRPAGSTVFGNPQPSAHDIPRAQVPAFYRDFLNKPGALNHGHTINEYWMEDSGGRLGVELTSFGVYRMPYKSYQYGIEPSMNPGACPVGDSCGKNIRTDGKAAWVADVGSAETKKYDFVFYLTAGQDESAAWQEFGQMKFASPQDVPAAFGPPSPIQGGGNAARTRYVPWTSWKAAARIWPNAETGSSTQAESSGMAVYAHEFSHILGIADNYNNPYGTPLRRAYTGIWSMLSRGSFNGPGGPHTRWQIPAANGASMGSQHVLRDKLKLGIVDEKNVLRLDRDALKTSGVAVARVTARSAPPGDKGLSGVNITMGRDLAPPCSTETDPLCDGGGYDNYTVEVVDRMGMDSFTPDHGVLLSKTKNEDRAPFAWVIDAHPEDIRMVDFRRPDGTPQMITMGDYRQLSDALFHAGADSGSQYEYVDRANRLHFYVLDIQRDKKGILSYTVAVRSLDGAGPQRRGVKLRQGTAFGAPAKGRAVCSFPLTNTGRPGKGGAHLDSDVYRLTATAAGRGWSAWLPNRLATARSGSTVSVPVAVTAEPGAARHGRVVLKARSESDPRKSVGATCTLGR; from the coding sequence TTGTTCCTTCCCCACAGACCGGCCCGCCCATACCGCGGCAGGGCCGGCAGGCTGGGTGTTCTCGCCCTCCTCCTCGGTGTCCTGGCCACCGTCGCCGCAGGCCCCGCGCGGGCGCTCCCCGAGGCCGCGCCCGCGGTACGGGCCCCGCTCGTGCAGCCCGTCGACCCGCAGAACTGGCGCAATCCCGACGACATGACCTGGGCCGAGCACCGCGCGGTCCCGGGCACCAACTGGGCCGATCCGGCCGTCAAGCCCACCAAGCGCATGTTCAAGGGCGCGCTCGTCCTGCTCGACTACCCGGACGAGGACTTCAGCGTCACCCGGCCCGCCGGATCGACCGTCTTCGGCAACCCGCAGCCCAGCGCCCACGACATCCCGCGCGCCCAGGTCCCCGCGTTCTACCGGGACTTCCTCAACAAGCCGGGCGCGCTCAACCACGGCCACACCATCAACGAGTACTGGATGGAGGACTCCGGCGGCCGGCTCGGCGTCGAGCTGACCTCGTTCGGCGTCTACCGGATGCCGTACAAGTCGTACCAGTACGGCATCGAGCCGTCGATGAACCCCGGCGCCTGCCCCGTCGGCGACAGCTGCGGCAAGAACATCCGCACGGACGGCAAGGCGGCCTGGGTCGCCGACGTGGGCAGCGCGGAGACCAAGAAGTACGACTTCGTCTTCTACCTGACGGCGGGCCAGGACGAGTCCGCCGCCTGGCAGGAGTTCGGGCAGATGAAGTTCGCCTCGCCGCAGGACGTGCCGGCGGCGTTCGGGCCGCCCTCCCCCATCCAGGGCGGCGGCAACGCGGCCCGCACCCGCTACGTGCCGTGGACCTCCTGGAAGGCCGCCGCCCGCATCTGGCCCAACGCCGAGACCGGCTCCTCCACCCAGGCCGAGAGCTCCGGCATGGCCGTGTACGCGCACGAGTTCAGCCACATCCTGGGCATCGCGGACAACTACAACAACCCGTACGGCACCCCGCTGCGCCGCGCCTACACCGGCATCTGGAGCATGCTCTCGCGCGGCTCCTTCAACGGGCCGGGCGGCCCGCACACCCGCTGGCAGATTCCGGCCGCCAACGGCGCCTCGATGGGCTCGCAGCACGTCCTGCGCGACAAGCTCAAGCTCGGCATCGTGGACGAGAAGAACGTGCTGCGCCTGGACCGGGACGCCCTGAAGACGTCCGGGGTCGCCGTCGCCCGGGTCACCGCGCGCTCCGCGCCGCCCGGCGACAAGGGCCTGTCCGGCGTGAACATCACCATGGGCCGGGACCTGGCGCCGCCCTGCTCCACCGAGACGGACCCGCTGTGCGACGGCGGCGGCTACGACAACTACACCGTCGAGGTCGTCGACCGGATGGGCATGGACTCCTTCACGCCGGACCACGGGGTACTGCTCAGCAAGACCAAGAACGAGGACCGGGCGCCGTTCGCCTGGGTGATCGACGCCCATCCGGAGGACATCCGCATGGTGGACTTCCGGCGCCCCGACGGCACCCCGCAGATGATCACCATGGGCGACTACCGGCAGCTCAGCGACGCGCTGTTCCACGCGGGCGCGGACTCCGGCAGCCAGTACGAGTACGTCGACCGGGCCAACCGGCTGCACTTCTACGTCCTGGACATCCAACGGGACAAGAAGGGCATCCTCAGCTACACCGTCGCCGTACGGTCCCTGGACGGCGCGGGCCCGCAGCGCCGCGGCGTGAAACTGCGTCAGGGCACCGCGTTCGGCGCGCCCGCCAAGGGCCGGGCCGTGTGCTCCTTCCCGCTGACCAACACCGGGCGGCCGGGCAAGGGCGGCGCGCACCTGGACTCGGACGTGTACCGGCTGACGGCCACCGCCGCCGG